CCGACGACGACCAATGGCGGTCCGCACGGAATGCACGCGGTGGGGCAGGTCTGGATCTCCGGCCACCCGGATGCCGTCAACAATGGCGGGCAGTGCCAGGCGTGCCATGGCGCGGACTACCGGGGGACGGTGCTGTCGCGTGCGTTCGGCCCGCGAACGCTGACGACGTCGTTCGGCACGAAGACACTGTTCCGCGGTGCGCAGGTGAGCTGCTACATGTGCCACAACGGGCCCGGGGGAGGCGATTCGAATCCCAACCGGCCACCGGTGGCGGGCAACCTCTCGGCCTCGACCAGCGTCGGTGCGGCGGTCGCCATACCGTTGGCCGCGACCGATCCGGACGGCAACGCGCTCACTCTGCGAATCGTCTCTCAGCCGACGAACGGGACGGTCGGGCTTTCGGGCACGGTGGCGACATACTTCCCGTACGTCGGGTTCTCGGGTGCCGACACGTTCACCTACGCTGCCTGGGATGGATCGATTGACTCGAACCTGGCCACTGTGACGGTCCAGGTGGGCAGTGGAACAGGCGGGTGCTCGGTGGCGACAACGGCGTCTGCGCCCGGCACCGCGGCCGCTGGTGTGGCGGTGTCGTTCACCGGATCCGCAACGACGTCGGGGTGCACGGGTACCCTGACCTACGCGTGGAACTTCGGTGACGGCAGCGCGCTGTCCACGGCGCAGAGCCCGACCCATGTCTACGCCATCGCGGGTCCTTACACCTGGACGATGACGGCGTCGGACGGCGGGGTCTCGAGCGCTAAAACCGGCACCATCGTGGTGAGCGCCAGCGCACCCGCGTGTTCTCTGACCACGACGGCCTCGGCGCCGGCAACGGCTACCGTTCTGTCACCCGTGTCGTTCGGCGCAACGGCGACCGCCACCAACTGCACAGGCACCGTGGCGTATGACTGGGACTTCGGCGATGGCGCCGCGCACTCCACCTCGCGCTCGCCGAGCCACACGTACTCGTCCGCGCGCACGTTCCAGTGGACGATGACCGCGTCGGTTGCGAGGGTGTCGAGCGCGAAGCGCGGCTCGATTGTCGTCACGAGTACGGCCGACTCCGCGCCGCAGATCTCGACGGTCACGGCGTTGTCGGATCCGTTCCGGATTCGGATCGACGGCGCGAACTTCCAACCGGGCGTCCGCGTGTTCATCGGCGGCAGCACCGTCGCCTCGGCGGACGTTCACCGGGTGAGTTCCACGCGGATCGACCTCAGCGGCGAGGGGGTGTCCAGCCGCTTCCCGCGGGCAACCCCGGTCTCGATCAGAGTGGTGAATCCGGACGGGCGGTCCGCGACCACCAGCTTCGCCAGGTGACAGACAGCGAGGTGGCGCCGGTGTCCGATGTGATCCCGGCGCCGACCCTCGAGAACCGATTCGGTTTCGGACGAGTTGCGGAGGGCCGGGGGTCGTGGGCGCCGGCCAATCGCGTTGATCTACTTGGCGCCGATCTTGCTTCGGATAGCTCCGGGCTTCCCTGAGAACAGAAAGGCGCCGAGATGCTCGCAGCCATTGATCGAACGCTTGAGCTCCATCGGGCACGGCGACTCACAGATTCCTTGTTCGCCGAAGTCCAGCCTGAAGCCCTCTATGACCGTGGGATCCCTGAGCGTCACCGCGTGCTGTTCTACCTCGGCCATCTCGAGGCGTTCGACTGGAACCAGATTGGCCGCGCGGCGCTGAGCCTCCCACCCGTGAGCGAGTCGCTCGATCAACTCTTCGCGTTTGGCATCGACCCTCCCCCCGGCCAGTTACCGACGGATCGACCGGAGGACTGGCCGACGGTCGGGCAGACGCTCGACTACGCGAAGCGGGTCCGTGCCCACGTCGATGCCGTCATCGAACAGGCGCCTGACGTGGCGGCCAGCATCGCCGTCGAACACCGTTTGATGCACGCGGAGACGTTTGCCTACATTCTGCACAACCTGCCGCTCGACCGACGGGTTGCGGCACCAGCGGTCGTCGCGACATCTCGTGCCTCTTCGCCGATCCCCCGATTCATCGAGATTCCTGCCGGCACTGCCACGCTCGGGCGGGCTTCGGGCACAGGGTTCGGCTGGGACAACGAGTTCGGCGCCCACTCCGAACGGGTACCGGCCTTCTCGATCGGCAAGCACAAAGTGACCAACGGCGACTACCTGGCGTTTGTCGAGGACGGCGGGCCGGTGCCCCATTACTGGTTGCGCGCCGGGCTCGGGTGGAAGTACCGCGCTTTCGCGAGTGAGCTGCCGCTTCCGCTCGACTGGCCGGTGTATGCGAGCCACAACCTGGCCGCTGCATACGCGGCGTGGGCCGGCAAGCGACTGCCGACCGAAGCCCAGTTTCAGCGGGCAGCGTTCGGCACGCCTGATGGTGACTGGCGCCGCTACCCGTGGGGCGATCAGCCGCCCGATCATGGTGGCCGTGGGAACTTCGACTTCGACCGCCGTGATCCGGTTTCGGTGACCGCCACTCCCCAAGGAGACTCCGCCTTTGGCGTGTCGCAGTTGGTCGGCAACGGCTGGGAGTGGACGCGGAGCGTGTTCGCGCCATTCCCGGGGTTCGAGCCGTTCCCCTCGTACCCCGGCTACTCGGCCAACTTCTTCGACGACGGCCACTTCGTCCTGAAGGGGGCCGCGCCGGTCACCGACCGCGCGCTGATCCGCGCCACGTTCCGCAACTGGTTCCGGCCGCACTATGCGTATGCCTACACGACCTTCCGCCTCGTTGAAGACTGACCCGTCCGACGACCTCGTACGCCCCGTGGACGCAGTGGCCCACGCGATGGAGGCCGCGCGCCTTGCGGCGTTCACGTTTGAGGTGCACGCGGGCCTCCGCCAGCGTCAGAAGACGCTTCCCTGTAAGTACCTGTACGACGATGTCGGGAGCGCACTGTTCGACGCAATCACCCATCTGCCAGAGTACGGCGTGACGCGAGCCGAGGAGGGCCTGCTGGTCGAGCAGGCGCCACGAATCGTGGAAGCGCTCGTGCCCGGCGTGATGGTGGCGGAACTCGGAAGCGGCAGCGGCCGGAAGACCACGACGATCCTGGATGCGATCCTGCGCTACCAGCGGGAAGTGGCCTACTACCCGATCGACATCTCGGCGGGCGCGCTCGAAGCCTGCCGGCTCCGAATCGGCGCCACGCAGGGCGTTCGCGTTCACGGGGTTGAAGGTCAGTACCTCGAAGGGTTGCAGCGTCTGGACGCGGGCCGCGAGGCATGGCCGCCGGCGCTCGTCCTGTTCCTTGGCAGCAACATCGGGAATTTCGGCCGGGCCGAGGCACTCACATTTCTTGCGGGCGTGCGGCGCCAGCTGAGGGCCGGTGACGCGCTGCTCGTCGGCGCGGATCTGCGCAAGCCTGTCGCGCGGCTGCTCGCGGCCTACGACGATCCGATCGGTGTGACCGCCGCGTTCAACCTGAATCTCCTGGCGCGGATCAACCGCGAGCTGGGCGCTGATTTCGATCTGCGCCGGTTCCGCCACGAAGCACGGTGGTGCGAAACGGAGTCGCGGGTGGAGATGCACCTGCGGTCACTCGAGGATCAAGTGGTGACGATCGGCCAGACCGGTGTGCGAATTCCGTTCCTGGCGGGCGAGAGCATCTGGACCGAATCGTCGTACAAGTTCGAGCCGGAAGAACTCGACGCGCTGGCGCGGTCCGCCGGCTTCTCGCCGGTCTCCCGCTGGACGAGCGGCGGGTGGACGTTTGCCGAGAGCCTTTGGGTCGTCACTGCGACCGGCGACGAGTGATTGAACATAGAGACCGCGGTGACCCGTCCAGACGTCTTGAACGGCCAACGTCGTGGCGAGTGAGTGAAGTTCTGTGACGTCTGTCCGCCCGTTCAAGATGTCTACGCCCCACGTTTCGCGGGGCCAGCCAACAGCGTGTCTGGTGCTGGCGGGGCATCCCGGTTGGCGGCGTTGCTCCTCCCTCACATACTCCCAGTATGCTCGGTCGTCGCGCCTTGCCAGCCGGGCGCCGCGCTCCGGGACTTCGGCAACGAACCACTGTTTCGGGACACTAGTATTCCGCGAACGTCTCGTCCGGATAGCAGTAGAGCCAGCGTTCACCCGATTCCGCCGATGCGACGACGGGATGGTTGCTGGCGCGCGCATGCGTGCTGGCGTGTCGCTTGGGCGAGGAGTCGCAGCACAGTGTCGCACCGCACGCCTGGCAGGTTCGCAGGTGCACCCAGGAACTGCCCGCCTTCACGCATTCGTCACATTGATGGCGGCTCGCCGCGCGGACCGTCGTAATGCCCTCGATGTGAGCGCAGACGTCTTGGCTGGGCATGTTCAGATCTCCGTTACCGGGCGCTCGAGGCCCGCTCGGTCCCACCGGGCGAGGTCGGCTGCCGCTTGGTATGTGCTCTCGAGGAACTGCGTGAGCACCGCATCGGGATGTCGCGCGGTCCGGACCGCATCGTAGGGGAGGAGGAACTCGGAGAGCTCGCGCGAGTAGTACGCCTCCGTTGGAAGAACCGCTACGTCCTTCAGTCCTGCCGGCTCAGGGGCGGCATACGCATAGAACGCGGCGTCTGGCACAGACCCACCGCCAGGCCAGAAACCATGGCTGATCACCTCGTGCGAGTAGGCTTCTCGCGTGATCGGATCCGCGCCGGGGCGTTCGGGAGCGGGCCGCCCCGAGAATCTGGTCACGGCGAGATCGAAACTTCCCCAGAAGAAGTGAACCGGGCTGCATTTGCCGATGAAACGCGCGCGGAACGCCTCGAAGACGCGATGGCTCCGGAGGAGAATCCGCCAGAAGCGGTTCGCGGCGTCAGGATCGTAGGACGCGTGGACGGTGTCCAGTTCGAAGTGAATCGGTGATGGAACTTCGACCGGCACCGGCCAGATGTCCGCTGCAATATCCATCTCGGCCAGCAGCGACCGCGTGTGCCGGTAGAACTCGGCAACCGAGCGGGGGCGCAGTTCGAGACTTCGCGTCACGCCGTCGGAGCGTTGCACGACCAACGCATGATCGACGAAGTCGAAGTGCATCCAGAACGCGCCCGTGTCGCGGGCATCCGCGCTCGTCGGCGCAAGAGCACACGGCATGATCGGCGTGGCCAGCCCCCGCGGCGTCACGTGCAGCGTCGCATTCCAGAAGTGATTGAGGGGTGGCGTGAGCGCCAGACAGATTTTGCCAACCACCTGCGTCCATATGTGGAGCGTGTCACACGTGTCCTTCCAGGCGACCAGCGGCAAGTCCGGCCAGGCAGCGTCGGGCATGGACCATCCCCCAGCAGGCGTGATCGGCCTGCACTGATGTTGCGTGACTCGGCGGATACTCCAGGCTACGGCCGATGGCCGACCGGACGCAAGCTCAGCGCCTCGGCCTGCAACCAAGGCCGCGCGCGACCTTCGGTGCGGGCAGCCGATTGTGCCCGCGCGGCGCTGAGTCCTGCGAGCACAACGACGCCGCGGCACTCGTGCATCGAAGGACTCAGGAGGCGGCCAGCTGTGGCGACGGCTTCTTCGCCGTCTTTCGGTGCGCCAGCCACTCCTGGAAGTGCTCCAGGTAGATGTAGTAGATCGGGGTGATGTAGAGGGTGAGTGTCTGCGATACCAGCATGCCGCCTACCACCGCCAGGCCGAGCGGGCGCCGCGCCTCGGACCCTGCGCCCCAGCCCAGCGCGATCGGCAGCGTGCCCATCAGCGCCGACATCGTCGTCATCATGATCGGGCGGAATCGGACCCGGCACGCTTCGTAGATGGCTTCAGCCGGGCTCAGGTTCTCGCGGCGCCGCGCCTCGATGGCGAAGTCGATCATCATGATGCCGTTCTTCTTCACCAGGCCGACCAGCATGATGATGCCGACGAAGGCGTAGATATTCAGGTCGTGTTTGAACAACAGCAGCGTGAGCAACGCGCCGAACCCGGCCGCGGGAAGCCCGGACAGGATCGTGAGCGGGTGGATGAAGCTCTCGTAGAGGATGCCGAGCACCACGTAGATCACGAAAATCGCGAGCGCCAGCACCCAGCCGAGACCGGTCATCGACTCCTGAAATGCCTGTGCTGTCCCCTGGAAGCTTCCTGAGATCGTGGCGGGCAGCGTGTTGCGGGCCACGTCTTGAACCCGCGCCACCGCGTCGCCAAGCGCAACGCCCGGTCTGAGGTTGAACGACAGGGTGACCGACGGCAACTGCCCGGTATGGTTGACCGACAGCGGCCCGACCGTCTGGCGCGTCGCGACGACGGTTGACAATGGGACCAGCTTGCCGGCGTTCGACTGGACGTAGAGCAGCGAGAGGGCGGCCGGATCGCGCTGGTACTTTGGGGCCACCTGCATGATCACCTGGTACTGATCGTCCGGTGCGAATATCTGCGAGACCTGCCGCGAGCCATACGCGGAGGTCAACGCCAATTCGACCTGATCGACGGTGAGGCCGAGCGCCGCGATCTGATCACGGTTGAGGTCGACGTTGATCTGAGGGTTGCGGAGCTGCAGGTCGGACGTCACGTCCTCGATTCCGTCGACCGTGCGGAGCGCCGCTTCGAACCGGGGCGCGGACCGGTACAGCTCGGCAGTGTCTGGATCCTGGAGAGTGTATTGGTACTGGCTGCGCGTCATCATGCCGCCGATGCGGATAGCCGGTGGGTTCGTCAGGAACACGCGGACGCCGGTGATCCGGGCGAGCTTCGGGCGCAGCGCCTCGATGACCCGATCGGCGTCGAGCGGCCGCTGGTTGCGTGGCTTCAGGTCGACATTCAACCGCCCGCCAGACCCGAACACGTTCGCGGTGTATCCGGCGACATTCGGGTCGTTCGCGAGGACGTTCATCACTTCCTTCACGCGAGCGACCGTCGCTTCGAAACCGAGGCCCTGGAGCGTCTCGATCTGTCCGCTCAACTGACCGGTGTCCACGCTGGGGATGAATCCCATCGGGATGATTGTGAAGAGATAGACGGTGCCGCCGAGCAGGAGCGCCGAGACGAGCATCGTGGCGCCCTTGAACCGAATCGTCTGCCCGAGCGACCACGAGTAGCCTCGCAGCCAGGCGTCGAATCCTCGCTCCATGAGGTTGTAGAAGCGCCCGTGCCGGATGGCGTGCGGCGCCTTCAGGAACCGGCTGCA
The Vicinamibacterales bacterium genome window above contains:
- a CDS encoding SUMF1/EgtB/PvdO family nonheme iron enzyme, whose amino-acid sequence is MLAAIDRTLELHRARRLTDSLFAEVQPEALYDRGIPERHRVLFYLGHLEAFDWNQIGRAALSLPPVSESLDQLFAFGIDPPPGQLPTDRPEDWPTVGQTLDYAKRVRAHVDAVIEQAPDVAASIAVEHRLMHAETFAYILHNLPLDRRVAAPAVVATSRASSPIPRFIEIPAGTATLGRASGTGFGWDNEFGAHSERVPAFSIGKHKVTNGDYLAFVEDGGPVPHYWLRAGLGWKYRAFASELPLPLDWPVYASHNLAAAYAAWAGKRLPTEAQFQRAAFGTPDGDWRRYPWGDQPPDHGGRGNFDFDRRDPVSVTATPQGDSAFGVSQLVGNGWEWTRSVFAPFPGFEPFPSYPGYSANFFDDGHFVLKGAAPVTDRALIRATFRNWFRPHYAYAYTTFRLVED
- the egtD gene encoding L-histidine N(alpha)-methyltransferase, coding for MDAVAHAMEAARLAAFTFEVHAGLRQRQKTLPCKYLYDDVGSALFDAITHLPEYGVTRAEEGLLVEQAPRIVEALVPGVMVAELGSGSGRKTTTILDAILRYQREVAYYPIDISAGALEACRLRIGATQGVRVHGVEGQYLEGLQRLDAGREAWPPALVLFLGSNIGNFGRAEALTFLAGVRRQLRAGDALLVGADLRKPVARLLAAYDDPIGVTAAFNLNLLARINRELGADFDLRRFRHEARWCETESRVEMHLRSLEDQVVTIGQTGVRIPFLAGESIWTESSYKFEPEELDALARSAGFSPVSRWTSGGWTFAESLWVVTATGDE
- a CDS encoding UBP-type zinc finger domain-containing protein, with the translated sequence MPSQDVCAHIEGITTVRAASRHQCDECVKAGSSWVHLRTCQACGATLCCDSSPKRHASTHARASNHPVVASAESGERWLYCYPDETFAEY
- a CDS encoding DUF5996 family protein; the protein is MPDAAWPDLPLVAWKDTCDTLHIWTQVVGKICLALTPPLNHFWNATLHVTPRGLATPIMPCALAPTSADARDTGAFWMHFDFVDHALVVQRSDGVTRSLELRPRSVAEFYRHTRSLLAEMDIAADIWPVPVEVPSPIHFELDTVHASYDPDAANRFWRILLRSHRVFEAFRARFIGKCSPVHFFWGSFDLAVTRFSGRPAPERPGADPITREAYSHEVISHGFWPGGGSVPDAAFYAYAAPEPAGLKDVAVLPTEAYYSRELSEFLLPYDAVRTARHPDAVLTQFLESTYQAAADLARWDRAGLERPVTEI
- a CDS encoding efflux RND transporter permease subunit — translated: MNLAEPFIRRPVATTLLVLSILIFGAMGYRLLPVNDLPTVDFPTIQVNANLPGASPETMAASVATPLEKQFSTIAGVSSINSSNSQGSTSITLQFDLSRSIDAAAQDVQSMIARAQRQLPPGMPSPPSFQKVNPADSPVLFLTLSSPTLPLAQLDRYAQNLLAQRLSMVTGVAQVNVFGSQKFAVRVDVDPMQLASRQIGIDQVAQAISSSNVNRPTGTLYGPDRNYVIQAAGQLLDAGSYNGIVVAWRNGSPVRLNEIANVYAGVENERNAGWYNGARTIYLAIQRQPGTNTVEVVDRIKALLPQLEQQLPASVQLRIRSDRAVPIRESVDDVKFTLQLTVCLVVLVIFLFLRNVSATIIPSLALPFSIVGTFAVMYALDFSLDNLSLMALTLSVGFVVDDAIVMLENVVRHMEMGKPRLQAALDGSKEIAFTIVSMTLSLAAVFIPVLFMGGVVGRLMREFAVTIGAAILVSGLVSLTLTPMLCSRFLKAPHAIRHGRFYNLMERGFDAWLRGYSWSLGQTIRFKGATMLVSALLLGGTVYLFTIIPMGFIPSVDTGQLSGQIETLQGLGFEATVARVKEVMNVLANDPNVAGYTANVFGSGGRLNVDLKPRNQRPLDADRVIEALRPKLARITGVRVFLTNPPAIRIGGMMTRSQYQYTLQDPDTAELYRSAPRFEAALRTVDGIEDVTSDLQLRNPQINVDLNRDQIAALGLTVDQVELALTSAYGSRQVSQIFAPDDQYQVIMQVAPKYQRDPAALSLLYVQSNAGKLVPLSTVVATRQTVGPLSVNHTGQLPSVTLSFNLRPGVALGDAVARVQDVARNTLPATISGSFQGTAQAFQESMTGLGWVLALAIFVIYVVLGILYESFIHPLTILSGLPAAGFGALLTLLLFKHDLNIYAFVGIIMLVGLVKKNGIMMIDFAIEARRRENLSPAEAIYEACRVRFRPIMMTTMSALMGTLPIALGWGAGSEARRPLGLAVVGGMLVSQTLTLYITPIYYIYLEHFQEWLAHRKTAKKPSPQLAAS